In Massilia sp. METH4, the genomic window TGACGGCGCCCTGCGCGCCGGTCGCCACGGCGACCGTGTAGTTGTTGTCGTCGCCGCGCTCGCGCAGGTAGCGGTAGCCGGCCGTGATGTCGTGCGTGGTGGCGCCCCATTGCACGCGCTGCGTGTAGCGCGGCTCGATGCCCAGCACCTGGTAGTTGCGCGGCTGGACGGTGTTAGACGTGCGCGCCGCATTGATCAGCGAGCTGCGGCGCTCGCTCTCGTTGTAGTACACCTTCACTTCCACTTCCTGCGTAGCCGACAGCGTGTTCAGGTAGCCCAGGTCGATGCCCTTGCGCTGGCCATCCCAGAAGTCGGTCGGGCGCGTGTTCTGGAACGGGTCGGCGCCGTACTGGGCCACGGTCAGGCCGCCGGGCGTCATCGACTTCACGTCGTAGTAGGACAGTTTGCCGTACACCTGTGCCGTGGGGCTCAGGAGATAGCGCCACTTCAGCGCGAAGTCGTTTACTTTCTCGTCGCTGCCGGCGCGCCAGGTCGTGCCGTCGATGCCCGAGTACAGCAGCGCCAGGCCGAAGCCGTTGTCCAGCTGGGTGCCGAGGAAGGCGCTGTACTGCGTGCTGTGGCCGCCCTCGCCGAAGTCCGTGTAGCGGAGCGACGCGTCGCCCGCGACACCCGGCGCATCGGGGATCGACCGGCTGGTGAAGTTGATGATGCCGCCCACGTTCTGCGGGCCATAGCGCACCGCGCCGCCGCCGCGCACCACGTCGATGGCTTCGATATTGTTCAGGCTCACGGGCGCGAACGACAAATGCGGCTGGCCGTAAGGCGCGACCGCCAGCGGCACGCCGTCCAGCAGCACCGTGGAGCGCGGCGAATAGCGCCCGGTCAGCCCGCGCACGCCGATGTTCAGCGAAATCGCGCTGCCGGCGGTGCCCGAGTTGTCCGTTGCCTGCACGCCGGGAATGCGGCGCATCACGTCGCCGATGCTCGAGGCGCCGGTTGCTTCGATGTCTTCCTTCTGCACCACGGTGCGCGCACCGGCAAAGTTCTTGACGCTGTTCTGCAGGCCCGAACCGAGCCAGTTGCCGGTGACGGTCACGGTTTCCAGCGGCTCGTTCGCTTCCTGGGCGAGCGCTGGGTGCGAAGAGGCGAAGGCGGCGCACACAGCCAGGGCGCCGCGGGTGAGGTGGAAGCGTTGGACAGGCATCGGAAGCTCGAAAAAGTTAAGCAAACGAAAATGATAACACTTCTCATTTACAAGATCGAGCTGCTGGATGAGCTAGTCCTCCTGGCGCAACACCGTTGCCGGCGCCATCCGCATCGCCGCCAACGCATGGCGCAGCGTGGCGCCGAACACCGTCAGCGCGCCGACCAGCAAGGCGCCCGGCAATGCCCACCATGCCTGTTGGGTGGCGGCGCTGAAGCCGGCCAGGTAGCGGGCGATCGCCAGGCCTGCCGGCGGCAAGGCCAGCATGGCCGCCGCCAGCAGCAACAGCGCGAACTCGGTGCCGACCAGCAGCGCGATGGCGCCGCCGCCCGCGCCGTGCAACTTGCGCAGCGCGATTTCCCGGCCGCGCCGCCGCATGCTGCCGGCCGCCAGCAC contains:
- a CDS encoding TonB-dependent siderophore receptor encodes the protein MPVQRFHLTRGALAVCAAFASSHPALAQEANEPLETVTVTGNWLGSGLQNSVKNFAGARTVVQKEDIEATGASSIGDVMRRIPGVQATDNSGTAGSAISLNIGVRGLTGRYSPRSTVLLDGVPLAVAPYGQPHLSFAPVSLNNIEAIDVVRGGGAVRYGPQNVGGIINFTSRSIPDAPGVAGDASLRYTDFGEGGHSTQYSAFLGTQLDNGFGLALLYSGIDGTTWRAGSDEKVNDFALKWRYLLSPTAQVYGKLSYYDVKSMTPGGLTVAQYGADPFQNTRPTDFWDGQRKGIDLGYLNTLSATQEVEVKVYYNESERRSSLINAARTSNTVQPRNYQVLGIEPRYTQRVQWGATTHDITAGYRYLRERGDDNNYTVAVATGAQGAVTTFDNETDAHAIYVDDRIAYGAWRITPGVRFEKIDSRRTERAERSDKRAFDTSNDKALPSLNVAYLATPALTVFGNYGTSFGPVQNTQLNSQTAANPLKPELARTVELGARWKANGLTAEATLYRLRFDNQILQVPGSNPPVFRNIGATEHEGIETAVDYRFAGVLEGLSAYANWNYTKAIQESGATAGLDVPFYARRTGTIGARYEIGRFSASLSGTAQGKQFSDAENTVAESANGGVGRIPGFGTVNAQVGWKLPGKPGVQLLAGMNNLADKRYYTRNVDGNAGRMVGAPRTAYVQARVTF